From the genome of Methanosarcinales archaeon, one region includes:
- a CDS encoding antibiotic biosynthesis monooxygenase, translated as MFVNIVTFPPVKKGKDEEFKKWFAWSNTVYEKFDGFISRRLLKPVKGGNYAAIVEHDTEETFMAMHLSKERQKAWEKVESLLEGKPKPGFYDAIIVSETKR; from the coding sequence GTGTTTGTAAATATTGTAACCTTTCCACCTGTAAAGAAGGGAAAAGATGAGGAATTCAAGAAATGGTTTGCATGGTCAAACACTGTTTACGAAAAATTTGACGGGTTCATTTCAAGACGTCTGCTGAAACCCGTCAAAGGGGGCAATTACGCTGCCATAGTCGAGCATGATACAGAGGAAACTTTCATGGCAATGCACCTGAGCAAGGAGCGGCAGAAAGCATGGGAAAAAGTAGAGTCCCTGCTGGAAGGAAAACCAAAACCCGGCTTTTATGATGCGATAATAGTTTCTGAAACGAAAAGATAA